In the genome of Salvelinus sp. IW2-2015 linkage group LG25, ASM291031v2, whole genome shotgun sequence, one region contains:
- the LOC111951747 gene encoding zinc finger protein 345-like — translation MGGAVSPPVPAWISAYGKQSEGKSSNPGSDSKPSPTASGNHKQCRQKHQPCCSDSFICPTHLKSLKXTPKIKKTYLCSQCGKSFSRTGDLKSHQRSHSKKKPYHXAQCGEGFTQLGSLKSHQRIHTGEKPYHCSQCGKSFNRSGNLTEHQRIHTGEKPHHCTQCGKCFSRAGILKTHKRTHTGEKPFHCSACGKSFTREVSLKNHQRVHTGEKPFHCSTXGRGFSEKVNLNRQERVHSEEKPYHCTTCGKSFNHSGSLKEHQRIHTGEKPYHCTECGKKFRFAGDLKNHQRSHSSEKPYHCSLCGKSFNQPGNLKSHQRIHIEEKPTCTVNVIIKEEEGEREINDKVKREXEESNGVVDSGTSRLPGRYRYPCPQCGKNFSSSSNLKNHQRVHTGEKPFHCSACGKRFREKAHLKRHEXVHSGEKPYNCFECGKNFRXEDTLQKHQRIHTGEKPHHCSLCGKSFNHSGSLKEHQRIHSGEKPYHCSFCGKSFYHSGTFKKHQQRHIGVN, via the exons atggggggggcCGTGTCCCCCCCCGTCCCCGCCTGGATTTCCGCCTATGGAAAACAGAGTGAAG GAAAGAGCTCCAACCCAGGCTCAGACAGCAAGCCCAGTCCCACAGCATCAGGAAATCATAAACAATGCAGACAGAAGCACCAACCCTGCTGTAGCGACAGTTTTATTTGTCCAACTCACCTCAAATCACTCAAACASACTCCCAAAATAAAGAAGACATACCTCTGCtcccaatgtgggaagagtttcagtcGGACAGGAGACCTAAAGAGTCATCAGAGATCACACAGTAAAAAAAAGCCTTACCACTGRGCTCAGTGTGGGGAGGGATTCACTCAGCTTGGAAGTCTAAAAAGTCACcagagaatacatacaggggagaagccttaccactgctcccagtgtgggaagagctttaaTCGTTCAGGAAACCTTACAGAACATCAAAGAATacatacaggggagaagcctCACCACTGCACCCAATGTGGSAAGTGTTTCAGTCGGGCAGGAATTCTAAAGACTCATAAGagaactcacacaggagagaaacctttccaCTGCTCTgcttgtgggaagagttttacaaGAGAAGTAAGCCTAAAGAATCATCAAAgagtacacactggagagaaacctttccactgctccacatGRGGGAGGGGTTTCAGTGAGAAAGTAAATCTTAATAGACARGAGAGAGTACATAGTgaagagaagccttaccactgcaccACATGTGGGAAGAGCTTTAATCATTCAGGAAGCCTTAAGGAACACcagagaatacatacaggggAGAAACCTTACCACTGCACTGAGTGTGGAAAGAAATTCCGTTTTGCAGGAGATCTAAAGAATCACCAGAGATCACACAGTAGYgagaagccttaccactgctctctttgtgggaagagtttcaatCAACCCGGAAACCTAAAGAGTCATCAGCGAATACACATAGAAGAGAAGCCTACCTGTACTGTCAATGTGATTAtcaaagaggaggagggtgagagggaaaTCAATGATAAGGTAAAGAGAGAAYTTGAGGAAAGTAATGGTGTAGTTGACTCAGGTACTTCAAGACTACCTGGTCGTTATCGTTACCCCTGCCCTCAATGTGGGAAGAATTTTAGTTCCTCAAGTAATCTAAAGAATCATCAAAgagtacacactggagagaaacctttccactgctcagcatgtgggaagcGTTTCCGTGAGAAAGCACACCTTAAGAGACATGAGAYGGTACAtagtggagagaagccttacaaCTGCTTCGAATGTGGGAAGAATTTCCGTMTGGAAGATACTCTACAGAAACACCAgagaatccacacaggagagaagcctcaccACTGCTCTCTTTGTGGGAAGAGCTTTAATCATTCAGGAAGCCTTAAAGAACATCAAAGAATACAtagtggagagaagccttaccactgctcttttTGTGGGAAGAGCTTCTATCATTCAGGAACCTTTAAGAAACATCAGCAAAGACACATTGGAGTGAACTAA